In a single window of the Massilia oculi genome:
- a CDS encoding RidA family protein — protein sequence MSVRDAVFPAGRHDLYVKQTYSAAIRSGDLLFVSGHVGSRDDGSPEPEFEAQVRLAFANLQATLQAAGCGFDDIVDVTTFHTDPEKQFASVMKVKGEIFHEAPYPNWTAVGVTWLAGFDFEIKVIARIPA from the coding sequence ATGAGTGTGCGCGACGCCGTGTTCCCCGCTGGCCGGCATGACCTTTACGTGAAACAGACCTATTCGGCGGCAATCAGGTCAGGCGACCTTCTCTTCGTGTCGGGCCACGTCGGAAGCCGCGACGACGGTTCGCCCGAGCCTGAGTTCGAGGCCCAGGTTCGCCTGGCATTCGCGAATCTCCAGGCGACGCTGCAAGCGGCCGGGTGCGGGTTTGACGATATTGTCGACGTCACCACGTTTCATACCGATCCCGAGAAACAGTTTGCATCGGTGATGAAGGTGAAAGGTGAAATCTTCCATGAAGCGCCTTATCCGAACTGGACTGCCGTCGGCGTCACCTGGCTCGCAGGTTTCGACTTCGAGATCAAGGTCATTGCCCGCATTCCAGCCTGA
- a CDS encoding FRG domain-containing protein has product MVIDSFADFHSIFCKYRRDNRWIFRGQADANWGVFPKAGRAPYSASKDLTNLEAWKRRASEFVSIKPTNDWEWMAVAQHHGLPTRLLDWSYNPLVAAFFACLEAPTQNAAIHCLLPNWMLYPDKSKPNKISNISLFKPNVTATRIARQSGLFTAHPDPTIELKTALHEKDKYAQHIISARYRREMLFELSYYGINRLTLMGDLDGLSAHMRWTQENRAYWSNHDEFMRELQLQEAKES; this is encoded by the coding sequence TTGGTAATTGATAGCTTTGCTGACTTTCACAGTATCTTCTGTAAATATCGACGTGACAATCGGTGGATTTTTCGTGGACAAGCGGATGCCAATTGGGGCGTTTTCCCGAAGGCTGGACGTGCGCCTTACTCCGCATCCAAAGACCTAACCAATTTAGAAGCATGGAAGCGTAGAGCTTCGGAATTCGTCTCGATCAAACCCACTAACGATTGGGAATGGATGGCCGTTGCACAGCATCATGGACTTCCAACTAGGCTCTTAGATTGGTCATATAACCCGCTTGTTGCCGCGTTTTTCGCCTGCTTAGAAGCGCCAACTCAAAATGCCGCCATCCATTGTCTTTTGCCAAATTGGATGCTTTATCCGGATAAGTCGAAGCCTAACAAAATTTCGAATATTAGCCTGTTTAAGCCAAACGTAACGGCAACCAGGATTGCACGTCAAAGCGGACTATTCACTGCCCATCCTGATCCAACCATTGAACTGAAGACAGCTTTGCATGAGAAGGATAAATACGCTCAGCATATCATTTCAGCACGCTATAGGCGTGAAATGCTTTTCGAGCTTAGTTATTACGGAATCAATAGATTGACCCTTATGGGAGATTTGGACGGCTTGTCTGCTCACATGAGATGGACTCAAGAAAATAGAGCATATTGGTCTAATCATGATGAGTTCATGCGCGAGCTTCAGTTGCAGGAAGCCAAGGAGAGCTAA
- a CDS encoding DUF445 domain-containing protein: MQKQDELRRSKRIALGFFVGAAALFVISLLLPTTWWTGLLRAFSEAAMVGALADWFAVVALFRRVPIPIVSRHTAIIPSNKDKIADNLALFVREKFLDTDSIIKLIRRHDPVQKVAEWLVKPANTELMGAYLVRAATFMLDFIEDAAVQNFIRRGVHTMVRSVDLSKSSGAILESLTRGRRHQELLDEGIRQLARLLDNADTQDYIAQGIVEWLKEDYAFIEKMLPSDLIGRKGADIAVRLAAGVLNKVAADPEHPLRHRFDDYVAGFIERLKTDASFLAKADDVKRYLLEDETLNAYLGSLWAELKAWLKRDLESEDSNLRRRIVAMGAWIGKVLSEDPALRQSLHENLEAAARGVAPEFAGFLTRHIADTVKQWDDREMSAQIELNIGKDLQYIRINGTIVGGMIGVTLYLLSHLPALLN, from the coding sequence ATGCAAAAACAGGATGAACTGCGCCGTTCCAAACGGATCGCCCTCGGCTTCTTCGTGGGCGCGGCCGCGCTGTTCGTGATCAGCCTCCTGCTGCCGACCACCTGGTGGACCGGCCTGCTGCGCGCCTTTTCAGAAGCGGCCATGGTTGGCGCGCTGGCCGACTGGTTCGCGGTGGTGGCGCTGTTCAGGCGCGTGCCGATCCCGATCGTGTCGCGCCATACCGCCATCATCCCCAGCAACAAGGACAAGATCGCCGACAACCTGGCCCTGTTCGTGCGCGAAAAATTCCTCGACACCGATTCCATCATCAAGCTGATCCGGCGCCACGATCCGGTGCAGAAGGTGGCCGAGTGGCTGGTCAAGCCGGCCAATACGGAGCTGATGGGCGCCTACCTGGTGCGCGCCGCGACCTTCATGCTCGACTTCATCGAGGATGCGGCGGTGCAGAACTTCATCCGCCGCGGCGTGCACACGATGGTGAGAAGCGTCGACCTGTCGAAGTCGAGCGGCGCCATCCTCGAGAGCCTGACGCGCGGCCGGCGCCACCAGGAACTGCTCGACGAAGGCATCCGGCAACTGGCGCGGCTGCTGGACAACGCGGATACGCAAGACTACATCGCCCAGGGCATCGTCGAATGGCTCAAGGAAGACTATGCCTTCATCGAGAAGATGCTGCCGTCGGACCTCATCGGCCGCAAGGGCGCCGACATCGCCGTGCGCCTGGCCGCCGGGGTGCTGAACAAGGTGGCGGCCGATCCCGAGCACCCGCTGCGCCACCGCTTCGACGACTACGTGGCCGGCTTCATCGAACGCCTGAAAACCGATGCATCCTTTCTGGCCAAAGCCGACGACGTCAAGCGCTACCTGCTCGAGGACGAGACCCTCAACGCCTATCTCGGTTCGCTGTGGGCCGAACTGAAGGCCTGGCTCAAGCGCGACCTGGAGAGCGAGGACTCCAACCTGCGCCGCCGCATCGTCGCCATGGGCGCCTGGATCGGCAAGGTGCTCAGCGAAGACCCGGCCTTGCGCCAGTCGCTGCACGAGAACCTGGAAGCGGCCGCGCGCGGCGTCGCGCCCGAGTTCGCGGGCTTCCTGACGCGCCACATCGCCGACACCGTCAAGCAGTGGGACGACCGCGAGATGTCGGCCCAGATCGAACTCAATATCGGCAAGGACCTGCAGTACATCCGCATCAACGGCACCATCGTGGGCGGCATGATCGGCGTGACCCTGTACCTGCTGTCCCACCTGCCCGCGCTTTTGAACTGA
- a CDS encoding putative signal transducing protein gives MHTLALNDWLAAHPEVERIPERDLYVVARYMVPMDATLAQGCLEASGIPAMLADAHLMQTDLLLAPALGGVRLLVDAEHVQQAYAVLEALARGDFALDEHAPDGEWHKAE, from the coding sequence ATGCACACGCTCGCACTGAACGACTGGCTCGCCGCCCACCCCGAGGTCGAGCGCATCCCCGAGCGCGACCTGTACGTGGTGGCGCGCTATATGGTTCCCATGGATGCCACCCTGGCCCAGGGCTGCCTGGAAGCTTCCGGCATTCCGGCGATGCTGGCCGATGCCCATTTGATGCAGACCGACCTGCTGCTGGCGCCGGCCCTGGGCGGCGTGCGCCTGCTGGTCGACGCCGAACACGTGCAGCAGGCGTATGCGGTGCTCGAAGCGCTGGCGCGGGGCGACTTCGCGCTCGACGAACACGCGCCGGATGGCGAGTGGCATAAGGCTGAGTAG
- the ybaL gene encoding YbaL family putative K(+) efflux transporter, protein MHHELSLITTIAAALGFGLIFGMLAVRLKLPALVGYLAAGVFIGPATPGFVADIGLASQLAEIGVMLLMFGVGLHFSLKDLLDVRRIALPGALLQIGVATAMGMALSWWWDWSLGAGIVFGLALSVASTVVLLRALEARGVLDSMNGRIAVGWLVVEDLVMVLVLVMLPALAGPLGGKGEAGLDLWPALGMTLLQVGGFIAFMLIVGRKVFPWFLWRVARTASRELFTLAVIAAAVGIAYASSNLFGVSFALGAFFAGMVLRESELSHRAAEESLPLRDAFSVLFFVSVGMLFDPMVLVDNPLHVLGVVLVIVVGKSLAAFILVLALRYPLNTALTVSASLAQIGEFSFILAALGMQLGLLPELGQNLILAGAIISIAFNPLVFSSIEPAQRWFGKQHHLMHLARKLERPADPLAELPMTTSREKLSNQVVLVGFGRVGRRIADDLTARGIHFVLAEQHRELVEEARQRGIPAVVGNAAEPAVLIQAHIHKAAMLVIATPDTFDVRKMVEIAKALNPSIRCVVRTHNDKEAELLRAETGGRVFVGEEELASSMTRHVLETLLERERAPIEH, encoded by the coding sequence ATGCACCACGAATTAAGCCTGATCACCACGATCGCCGCCGCGCTCGGCTTTGGCCTGATATTCGGCATGCTGGCGGTGCGCCTCAAACTGCCGGCGCTGGTCGGCTACCTGGCCGCGGGCGTCTTCATCGGCCCCGCCACGCCGGGCTTCGTGGCGGACATCGGCCTGGCTTCACAGCTGGCCGAGATCGGGGTCATGCTGCTGATGTTCGGGGTCGGGCTGCACTTCTCGCTGAAGGACTTGCTCGACGTGCGCCGCATCGCCCTGCCCGGCGCCCTGCTGCAGATCGGCGTGGCCACCGCGATGGGTATGGCGCTGTCGTGGTGGTGGGACTGGAGCCTGGGCGCGGGCATCGTGTTCGGGCTGGCGCTGTCGGTGGCGAGCACCGTGGTGCTGCTGCGCGCGCTCGAGGCGCGCGGCGTGCTCGACTCGATGAACGGCCGCATCGCGGTGGGCTGGCTGGTGGTCGAGGATCTCGTCATGGTGCTGGTGCTGGTGATGCTGCCGGCGCTCGCCGGCCCGCTGGGCGGCAAGGGCGAGGCCGGGCTCGATCTGTGGCCGGCGCTGGGCATGACCCTGCTGCAGGTGGGCGGCTTCATCGCCTTCATGCTGATCGTCGGACGCAAGGTCTTCCCATGGTTCCTGTGGCGCGTGGCCAGGACGGCCTCGCGCGAACTGTTCACGCTAGCCGTGATCGCGGCGGCGGTCGGCATCGCCTATGCCTCCTCGAACCTGTTCGGCGTGTCGTTCGCCTTGGGCGCCTTCTTCGCCGGCATGGTGCTGCGCGAATCGGAACTGAGCCACCGCGCGGCCGAGGAGTCGCTGCCGCTGCGCGATGCGTTCTCGGTGCTGTTCTTCGTCTCGGTCGGGATGCTGTTCGATCCAATGGTCCTGGTCGACAATCCGCTGCACGTGCTGGGCGTGGTGCTGGTGATCGTGGTCGGCAAGTCGCTCGCCGCTTTCATATTGGTGCTGGCGCTGCGCTATCCGCTCAATACGGCGCTGACGGTGTCGGCCAGCCTGGCGCAGATCGGCGAGTTCTCTTTCATTCTCGCTGCGCTGGGCATGCAGCTCGGGCTGTTGCCGGAGCTGGGCCAGAACCTGATCCTGGCTGGCGCCATCATCTCGATCGCCTTCAATCCGCTGGTGTTTTCGTCGATCGAGCCGGCGCAACGCTGGTTCGGCAAGCAGCATCACCTGATGCACCTGGCGCGCAAGCTGGAACGGCCGGCCGACCCGCTGGCGGAGCTGCCGATGACGACCTCGCGCGAAAAGCTCAGCAACCAGGTGGTGCTGGTGGGATTCGGGCGGGTCGGGCGGCGAATCGCGGACGACCTGACGGCGCGCGGGATTCACTTCGTGCTGGCCGAGCAGCACCGCGAACTGGTCGAGGAGGCGCGCCAGCGCGGCATCCCGGCGGTGGTGGGCAATGCGGCGGAACCGGCGGTGCTGATCCAGGCGCATATCCACAAGGCGGCGATGCTGGTGATCGCGACGCCGGATACCTTCGACGTGCGCAAGATGGTGGAGATTGCGAAGGCGCTCAATCCGTCGATCCGCTGCGTGGTGCGCACGCATAACGACAAGGAGGCGGAGTTGTTGCGGGCGGAGACGGGTGGGCGGGTGTTCGTTGGTGAGGAGGAGCTGGCCAGCAGCATGACGCGGCATGTGCTGGAGACATTGCTGGAGCGAGAGCGTGCGCCAATCGAGCATTGA
- a CDS encoding AAA family ATPase — MPNFARLQIAFKNVYVRILSAILLGMLVALAIFKSDVPQDPSPVIHSQNIAEITSLAEQKARLDYLLIAQPLSEAPRYIYKFKDAASLHVVKVPSTSHLSLEREVLLKNAIPYSIAKDDYLASHKAVMDEGVSMLDQTGDFLKRNAFPIILVLMILYVMKFGIPGMGTSVSMITPDKLKGSLDDLIGMDDIKQEVLHLEDMIRNRAEYQSHNIDKPFNVMLTGPAGTGKTKLVGYLAKRLDMPMISASGSALESGYVGGGSKALNALYRKACAKGKCIIFLDEAQSLFMPRGRSEKKWEDDTANTMLGLLDGVKSDKGQGVIWIVASNFDDNATEMDEAMLRRFSVKINFRLPNKAERRELLRSFLARKKDGLVDWEDLNLDQVAEITQNLSPALLETVVERASMLSIQEKAIINTNLMFRAYERATIGLTDRATTAEKHKQRERIALHELGHFFMQIDPYLRAGLSLAEVKEKSHLLKISTEAVSKIGALGYVLQSGEDMSLRTLEELERDVVGLYGGVAAEEMFYGARGISVGSQNDIEKITKMLNLMVSRLSMYSRSKIDYSQLQQDASGEHTVRLVEEKADALYSYTLDSIRDYKLVMESLKDTLLEQYVLSKDEVFALLEERSELLMPQLHGHRAAKLTLCEEEVAA, encoded by the coding sequence ATGCCCAACTTCGCCCGACTTCAGATTGCCTTCAAGAACGTCTACGTCCGCATCCTGTCCGCCATCCTGCTGGGCATGCTGGTGGCGCTGGCGATCTTCAAGTCCGACGTGCCGCAAGACCCGAGCCCGGTGATCCACTCGCAAAACATCGCCGAGATCACGTCGCTGGCCGAGCAGAAGGCGCGCCTGGACTACCTCCTGATCGCGCAGCCGCTGTCGGAGGCGCCGCGCTACATCTACAAATTCAAGGACGCGGCGAGCCTGCACGTGGTGAAGGTGCCGAGCACCTCGCACTTGTCGCTCGAGCGCGAAGTGCTGCTCAAGAACGCGATTCCGTATTCGATCGCCAAGGACGATTACCTGGCCAGCCACAAGGCGGTGATGGACGAGGGCGTGAGCATGCTCGACCAGACCGGCGACTTCCTCAAGCGCAATGCCTTCCCGATCATCCTGGTGCTGATGATCCTGTACGTCATGAAATTCGGCATTCCGGGCATGGGCACCAGCGTGTCGATGATCACCCCCGACAAGCTCAAGGGCAGCCTGGACGACCTGATCGGCATGGACGACATCAAGCAGGAAGTGCTGCACCTGGAAGACATGATCCGCAACCGTGCGGAATACCAGTCGCACAATATCGACAAGCCGTTCAATGTGATGCTGACCGGGCCTGCCGGTACCGGCAAGACCAAGCTGGTCGGCTACCTGGCCAAGCGCCTCGACATGCCGATGATCTCGGCCTCGGGTTCGGCGCTGGAGTCGGGTTACGTCGGCGGCGGCTCGAAGGCCCTGAACGCCCTGTACCGCAAGGCTTGCGCCAAGGGCAAGTGCATCATCTTCCTGGATGAAGCGCAAAGCCTGTTCATGCCGCGCGGCCGCAGCGAAAAGAAATGGGAAGACGACACCGCCAACACCATGCTCGGCCTGCTCGACGGCGTGAAGAGCGACAAGGGACAAGGCGTGATCTGGATCGTCGCCTCGAACTTCGACGACAACGCGACGGAAATGGACGAAGCGATGCTGCGCCGCTTCTCGGTGAAGATCAACTTCCGCCTGCCGAACAAGGCCGAGCGCCGCGAACTGCTGCGCAGCTTCCTGGCGCGCAAGAAAGATGGCCTGGTCGACTGGGAAGACCTGAACCTGGACCAGGTGGCCGAGATCACCCAGAACCTGAGCCCGGCGCTGCTGGAAACCGTGGTCGAGCGCGCGAGCATGCTGTCGATCCAGGAAAAAGCGATCATCAACACCAACCTGATGTTCCGCGCTTACGAGCGCGCCACCATCGGCCTGACCGACCGCGCCACCACGGCCGAGAAGCATAAGCAGCGCGAGCGCATCGCGCTGCACGAGCTGGGTCACTTCTTCATGCAGATCGATCCTTACCTGCGCGCCGGTCTCAGCCTGGCCGAAGTGAAGGAAAAGTCGCATCTGCTCAAGATCAGCACCGAGGCGGTGTCGAAGATCGGCGCGCTGGGGTACGTGCTGCAGTCGGGCGAAGACATGTCGCTGCGCACCCTGGAAGAGCTGGAGCGAGACGTGGTCGGTTTGTATGGCGGCGTGGCAGCGGAAGAGATGTTCTATGGCGCGCGCGGTATTTCGGTCGGCAGCCAGAACGATATCGAAAAGATCACCAAGATGCTCAATTTGATGGTGAGCCGCCTGTCGATGTATTCGCGCTCGAAGATCGATTACAGTCAGTTGCAGCAGGACGCCAGCGGCGAGCACACCGTGCGTTTGGTGGAAGAGAAGGCGGATGCGCTCTATAGCTACACGCTCGATTCGATCCGCGATTACAAGCTGGTGATGGAGTCGCTCAAGGATACGTTGCTGGAACAGTATGTGCTGTCGAAGGATGAGGTGTTTGCGCTGCTGGAAGAGCGGAGTGAACTCTTGATGCCGCAATTGCATGGGCATCGGGCGGCCAAGCTGACCTTGTGTGAGGAAGAAGTCGCCGCTTGA
- a CDS encoding DUF1697 domain-containing protein, producing the protein MTSQRYIALLRGVNVGRAKRIAMADLRKLVESMGYTGVRSLLNSGNVIFDADVPSTQAAEAIEEAMVLRLGVAARVFVLERQELADIIDDNPLLDLADDHARLFAFLLAGEPQREVAACLCGQDWQPEALAIGRRAAYVWCPQGVLDSAAAAALGKGLGDGTTSRNWRTITKLHGLCSHPAGC; encoded by the coding sequence ATGACCAGCCAACGCTACATTGCTTTGTTGCGCGGCGTAAATGTTGGCCGCGCCAAACGGATTGCCATGGCCGACTTGCGCAAGCTGGTCGAAAGCATGGGTTATACCGGCGTGCGCAGCCTGCTCAACAGCGGCAATGTGATCTTCGACGCCGACGTGCCATCCACCCAGGCGGCCGAGGCGATCGAGGAAGCGATGGTGCTGCGTCTTGGCGTGGCGGCGCGCGTGTTCGTGCTCGAGCGCCAGGAACTGGCCGACATCATCGACGACAATCCCTTGCTCGACCTGGCCGACGACCATGCGCGCCTGTTCGCCTTCCTGCTGGCGGGCGAGCCGCAGCGCGAGGTGGCGGCCTGCCTGTGTGGCCAGGACTGGCAGCCCGAGGCGCTGGCGATCGGCCGCCGCGCCGCCTATGTCTGGTGCCCGCAAGGCGTGCTCGACAGCGCCGCCGCCGCGGCCCTTGGCAAGGGGCTGGGCGATGGCACGACTTCGCGCAACTGGCGCACGATCACCAAGCTGCACGGCTTGTGCAGCCATCCGGCCGGGTGCTGA
- a CDS encoding recombinase family protein translates to MEFANKMMGHFENLREGVSLNAIVAHLNQMGVPTIRGGKWTAKAVSRVQEWAA, encoded by the coding sequence ATGGAGTTCGCCAATAAGATGATGGGGCACTTCGAGAACCTTCGCGAAGGCGTGAGTTTGAACGCGATTGTTGCCCATCTGAATCAGATGGGCGTGCCAACCATACGAGGTGGCAAGTGGACTGCGAAGGCCGTAAGTCGAGTTCAAGAATGGGCAGCCTGA
- the mutL gene encoding DNA mismatch repair endonuclease MutL, translated as MNAPAPTHRPIQQLPDQLISQIAAGEVVERPSAVVKELLENALDAGATQITVRLEEGGVKRIAITDNGRGIAPEQLPLALARHATSKISSLHDLENVGTLGFRGEALASIASVAAVRITSRTPDAAHAFEIVGSHEGTVAPSSGAFGTTIDVQDLYFNTPARRKFLKSEQTEYGHCAEVVRRIALARPDVSFSLSHNGRTIDHWNVSEAAKRSAHILGSDFAEARLALDESAGPLHLHGYVGLPTASKARADGQFFYVNGRFVRDKVLVHAVRAAYQDVLHGDRFPSYVLSLDLDPALVDVNVHPSKIEVRFRDSRAVHQFVFHAVQRTLAQTSATAHGSVPAPITAAEVRPSGTPLWQMSPSPSQPQMRPHEQTSFGSQLSTQFSTFSPSPYPAGSRWDDPATSGGVAQRTEAYGALFKSDATATAPAPSSAPMDVPLSASDRPLSNDDFPLGFALAQLHGIYILAQNTRGLVLVDMHAAHERILYEQIKNALDAQAQGQEMQVQSMLIPVTFYADAIEVATATEHQDTLKALGFDIAALSPTTLAVRSVPTLLKNADAQTLARDVLRDVREYGGSRVLIERRNELLGTLACHTAVRANRILAVPEMNALLRQMESTERADQCNHGRPTWVQLEISALDKLFLRGQ; from the coding sequence ATGAACGCCCCTGCCCCGACCCACCGTCCCATCCAGCAGCTCCCCGACCAGCTCATCTCGCAGATCGCCGCCGGCGAAGTGGTCGAGCGGCCATCGGCCGTCGTCAAGGAACTGCTGGAAAACGCGCTCGACGCGGGCGCGACCCAGATCACCGTGCGCCTCGAAGAAGGCGGCGTCAAGCGCATTGCGATCACCGACAACGGCCGCGGCATCGCGCCGGAACAACTGCCGCTGGCGCTGGCGCGCCATGCGACCTCCAAGATCTCTTCGCTGCACGACCTCGAGAACGTGGGCACGCTGGGCTTTCGTGGCGAGGCGCTGGCCTCGATCGCCTCGGTGGCGGCAGTGCGCATCACCTCGCGCACGCCCGATGCGGCCCACGCCTTCGAGATCGTCGGCTCGCACGAAGGCACGGTCGCGCCGTCGTCCGGCGCTTTCGGCACCACGATCGACGTGCAGGACCTGTACTTCAACACGCCGGCGCGGCGCAAGTTCCTGAAATCCGAGCAGACCGAATACGGCCACTGCGCCGAAGTCGTGCGCCGCATCGCGCTGGCGCGTCCGGACGTGTCGTTCAGCCTGTCGCACAACGGCCGCACGATCGACCACTGGAACGTGAGCGAGGCGGCCAAGCGCAGCGCCCACATCCTCGGCAGCGATTTCGCCGAGGCGCGGCTGGCGCTCGACGAATCGGCCGGTCCGCTGCACCTGCACGGCTACGTCGGCCTGCCGACGGCCTCGAAGGCGCGCGCCGACGGCCAGTTCTTCTACGTGAACGGGCGTTTTGTCCGCGACAAGGTGCTGGTGCACGCGGTGCGCGCCGCCTACCAGGACGTACTGCACGGCGACCGCTTCCCCTCGTACGTGCTGTCGCTCGACCTCGATCCGGCGCTGGTCGACGTCAACGTCCACCCGTCGAAGATCGAAGTGCGCTTCCGCGACAGCCGCGCGGTGCACCAGTTCGTGTTCCACGCGGTGCAGCGCACGCTGGCCCAGACCTCGGCCACGGCGCACGGCAGCGTGCCGGCGCCGATCACGGCGGCGGAAGTCAGGCCGAGCGGCACGCCGCTGTGGCAGATGTCGCCGTCACCATCGCAGCCGCAGATGCGGCCGCACGAGCAGACCTCGTTCGGGTCGCAGTTGTCGACGCAGTTTTCAACATTCTCGCCGTCGCCCTATCCGGCGGGCAGCCGCTGGGATGATCCTGCAACCAGCGGCGGCGTGGCGCAGCGCACCGAGGCATATGGCGCGCTGTTTAAGTCGGATGCGACAGCCACGGCGCCCGCGCCTTCGTCCGCGCCGATGGATGTGCCGCTCTCGGCGTCGGACCGCCCGCTGTCGAACGACGACTTCCCGCTCGGCTTCGCGCTGGCCCAGCTGCACGGCATCTACATCCTGGCCCAGAACACGCGCGGCCTGGTACTGGTCGACATGCACGCGGCCCACGAGCGCATCCTCTACGAGCAGATCAAGAATGCGCTCGACGCCCAGGCCCAGGGCCAGGAGATGCAGGTGCAGTCGATGCTGATCCCGGTGACCTTCTACGCCGACGCGATCGAAGTCGCCACCGCGACCGAGCACCAGGATACCCTGAAGGCGCTGGGCTTCGACATCGCCGCCCTGTCGCCGACCACCCTCGCCGTGCGCAGCGTGCCGACCCTGCTCAAGAATGCCGACGCCCAGACCCTGGCGCGCGACGTGCTGCGCGACGTGCGCGAATACGGCGGCTCGCGCGTGCTGATCGAGCGCAGGAACGAATTGCTCGGCACCCTCGCCTGCCATACGGCGGTGCGCGCCAACCGCATCCTGGCGGTGCCCGAGATGAACGCACTGCTGCGCCAGATGGAAAGCACCGAGCGCGCCGACCAGTGCAACCACGGCCGCCCGACCTGGGTCCAGCTCGAGATCTCCGCGCTCGATAAACTGTTCTTGCGCGGCCAGTAA
- the miaA gene encoding tRNA (adenosine(37)-N6)-dimethylallyltransferase MiaA has translation MAVAIMGPTASGKTASALRIAQTRPCEIISVDSALVYRGMDIGTAKPTPDELAAVPHHLIDILDPLEAYSVAQFRADTIRLVAEITARGKLPLLVGGTMMYFKGLVDGLDDLPTADAGVRAALDAEAARIGWPGMHEKLRAVDPATAARLAPNDAQRINRALEIFELSGQPMSALLAKRSKPALPFELVSFGLETDDRAVLHKRIALRFDQMLGDTDDGGLVAEVARLRARGDLSPALPSIRCVGYRQAWDYLDGNIDRAELRELGIIATRQLAKRQITWLRAMPDRIVIDCLGPDPAGAMLDHLEALDK, from the coding sequence ATGGCTGTGGCCATCATGGGCCCGACCGCGTCCGGAAAGACGGCAAGCGCCCTGCGCATCGCGCAAACGCGGCCTTGCGAAATCATCTCGGTCGATTCGGCCCTGGTGTATCGCGGGATGGACATCGGCACCGCCAAGCCCACGCCCGATGAACTGGCCGCCGTGCCGCATCACCTGATCGACATCCTCGATCCGCTCGAGGCGTATTCGGTGGCGCAGTTCCGCGCCGACACCATCCGCCTGGTGGCCGAGATCACGGCGCGCGGCAAGCTGCCGCTGCTGGTGGGCGGCACGATGATGTATTTCAAGGGACTGGTCGACGGCCTGGACGACCTGCCGACGGCGGATGCGGGCGTGCGCGCCGCGCTCGATGCGGAGGCAGCGCGCATCGGCTGGCCCGGCATGCACGAGAAGCTGCGCGCGGTCGATCCGGCGACGGCCGCGCGCCTGGCGCCGAACGACGCCCAGCGCATCAACCGCGCGCTGGAAATCTTCGAACTGTCCGGCCAGCCGATGTCGGCCCTGCTGGCAAAGCGCTCCAAGCCCGCGCTGCCGTTCGAGCTGGTGTCGTTCGGCCTCGAGACCGATGACCGCGCCGTGCTGCACAAGCGCATCGCGCTGCGTTTCGACCAGATGCTGGGCGACACCGACGACGGAGGATTGGTGGCGGAAGTGGCGCGCCTGCGTGCGCGCGGCGACCTGTCGCCCGCGCTGCCGTCGATCCGCTGCGTCGGCTATCGCCAGGCCTGGGACTACCTCGACGGGAACATCGACCGTGCAGAATTACGTGAACTGGGCATCATCGCCACCCGCCAGCTGGCCAAGCGCCAGATCACCTGGCTGCGCGCGATGCCGGACCGGATCGTGATCGACTGCCTGGGGCCAGACCCGGCGGGAGCGATGCTGGACCACCTCGAAGCGTTGGATAAATGA
- a CDS encoding DUF6538 domain-containing protein — translation MAGKFLIKSRHGTIYYFRRRVPDAAQHIIGRRVYVQSLETSDRRLAVIRSRALAAQTDSVFHRIAVATKSNDTDGFTYNFEIKLDFNELGLPSSFYVKAEPEEKEAVNSAIKAALAACASLAARTLAQAHKSPSARL, via the coding sequence ATGGCAGGTAAATTCCTAATAAAATCGCGGCACGGAACCATCTATTATTTTCGGCGGCGAGTTCCCGACGCTGCTCAACACATCATCGGACGGCGAGTATATGTGCAGTCACTGGAAACGAGTGACCGCCGCCTTGCGGTCATTCGAAGTCGGGCGCTCGCAGCTCAAACCGACTCAGTTTTTCATCGCATCGCAGTGGCAACAAAATCAAACGATACCGACGGCTTTACCTACAACTTCGAAATCAAGCTCGACTTCAACGAGCTTGGCTTACCGTCGTCATTTTACGTCAAGGCCGAGCCAGAAGAAAAAGAAGCGGTCAATTCTGCGATTAAAGCCGCGCTGGCAGCGTGCGCGAGCCTAGCAGCAAGGACACTCGCCCAAGCGCATAAAAGCCCTTCAGCGAGGCTATAA